In Babylonia areolata isolate BAREFJ2019XMU chromosome 19, ASM4173473v1, whole genome shotgun sequence, a single window of DNA contains:
- the LOC143293653 gene encoding uncharacterized protein LOC143293653 yields MMGSLLCYLLVFFALLLVWASGDGVVPLPNFQELARAYPGYAHHGGRYHNHHLLRRIGLSAQDSRLLLHDTSALRLSYALNRVGGRHSLGRQLIRLSKFGHDSVSGKDGLEYIFHPIAYGPYMADKYGYPSVSKLHAQDPVSTKKNFWGRQGILRVITYTRRRNMPKGHVALWDCNHFHQSQDWVAGHSLLTVEFWESPDSNCSLMDSDPRYLSHSADLSGGTSLRQGGHSSSRGQPQQRQGHQVPLEVEASRPHPKLRHKHWERRFISRHHLAPEQPTAGRALSKRSLGQHVRL; encoded by the exons GTCCCGCTGCCCAACTTCCAGGAGCTGGCCCGCGCCTACCCGGGGTACGCGCACCACGGGGGccgctaccacaaccaccacctgctGCGCCGGATCGGCCTGAGCGCCCAGGACTCGCGCCTGCTGCTGCACGACACCTCGGCCCTGCGCCTGTCCTACGCCCTCAACCGGGTCGGGGGCCGGCACTCGCTGGGCCGCCAGCTGATCCGCCTATCCAAGTTCGGCCACGACAGCGTGTCCGGGAAGGACGGGCTAGAGTACATCTTCCACCCGATCGCCTACGGGCCTTACATGGCCGACAAGTACGGCTACCCGAGCGTGTCCAAGCTGCACGCGCAGGACCCGGTGAGCACGAAGAAGAACTTCTGGGGCCGTCAGGGCATCCTGCGGGTCATCACCTACACGCGGCGCCGCAACATGCCCAAGGGCCACGTGGCCCTGTGGGACTGCAACCACTTCCACCAGAGCCAGGACTGGGTGGCCGGCCACAGCCTGCTCACCGTGGAGTTTTGGGAGTCgcctg ACTCCAACTGTTCCCTGATGGACAGCGACCCTCGCTACCTCAGCCACAGCGCCGACCTGTCCGGGGGGACCAGTTTGAGACAGGGAGGCCACTCTTCGTCCCGCGGGCAGCCACAGCAGCGGCAAGGCCACCAGGTGCCACTTGAGGTGGAGGCCAGCCGACCTCATCCCAAGCTGCGCCACAAGCACTGGGAAAGACGCTTCATCTCCCGCCATCACCTGGCACCGGAGCAGCCGACAGCAGGCAGAGCCCTGAGCAAACGCAGTCTCGGACAGCACGTGCGTTTATAG